The following are encoded together in the Bradyrhizobium sp. CCGUVB1N3 genome:
- a CDS encoding IS5 family transposase (programmed frameshift) gives MAKALYLLNDAEWRRIEPLLPRGRRGARRVDDRRVISGIVYMLRSGGRWRDCPAGYGPYTTIYNRYNRWSRQGIWHDIFKALTGHSGIFGTVAIDSTHVKAHRSAAGAKGGTSQGIGRSRGGRTTKLHGLTDAKGRPRVLLLTAGNVNDITVAADLVRAIGPFRRLIADRGYDADHLRHLIKGRKAEPVIPSTTSRRSPIPYDKRAYKQRNRVERMWCRLKDWRRIATRYDKLARNYLSAAFIAAAVTYWLN, from the exons ATGGCGAAGGCGCTCTACCTTTTGAACGATGCGGAATGGCGGCGGATCGAGCCGTTGTTGCCCCGTGGTCGGCGTGGAGCGCGTCGCGTCGACGATCGCCGGGTGATCAGCGGGATCGTCTACATGCTGCGTTCGGGCGGTCGCTGGCGCGATTGCCCGGCGGGGTATGGTCCCTACACGACGATCTACAATCGCTATAATCGCTGGAGCCGTCAGGGGATTTGGCACGACATCTTCAAGGCTCTGACCGGTCATAGCGGCATCTTCGGCACCGTCGCCATCGACAGCACCCACGTCAAAGCCCACCGCTCCGCCGCTGGCGCAAAAGGGGGGACTTCG CAAGGTATCGGCCGCTCGCGCGGCGGGCGCACGACGAAGCTCCACGGCCTGACCGACGCCAAAGGACGGCCTCGGGTGCTTTTGCTCACCGCCGGCAATGTCAACGACATCACCGTTGCCGCCGATCTGGTCCGCGCTATCGGTCCCTTCCGCCGCCTGATCGCCGACCGCGGATACGACGCCGATCACCTGCGCCACCTGATCAAGGGCCGCAAAGCTGAACCGGTCATCCCCTCGACCACATCAAGGCGCAGCCCTATTCCTTACGACAAACGCGCTTACAAGCAGCGAAACCGCGTCGAACGTATGTGGTGCAGACTCAAAGACTGGCGTCGCATCGCCACCCGATACGACAAACTCGCCAGGAATTACCTCAGTGCAGCCTTCATCGCCGCCGCAGTCACCTATTGGCTCAATTGA
- a CDS encoding acyltransferase, translating into MNGPELHQAGILNVSFGVGVKVVEPCNLYGCKIGDDCFVGPFTEIQKDVVIGARTRVQSHSFVCELVTIGEDCFIGHGVMFINDTFATGSPARGRKELWRETRIGNRVSIGSNATILPVTIVDDVVIGAGSVVIKDITVAGTYAGNPARLLTLRK; encoded by the coding sequence GTGAACGGGCCCGAATTGCACCAGGCTGGCATTCTCAACGTCTCGTTCGGCGTCGGCGTCAAGGTGGTCGAGCCGTGCAATCTCTACGGCTGCAAGATCGGCGACGACTGCTTCGTCGGGCCGTTCACCGAGATCCAGAAGGATGTCGTCATTGGCGCTCGCACGCGCGTGCAATCGCATAGCTTCGTCTGCGAGCTCGTCACAATCGGTGAGGATTGCTTCATCGGCCATGGCGTGATGTTCATCAACGATACGTTTGCCACCGGCAGTCCGGCACGCGGCCGCAAGGAATTGTGGCGCGAGACCAGAATCGGCAACCGCGTCTCCATCGGCTCCAACGCCACGATCCTGCCGGTGACAATCGTCGACGATGTCGTGATCGGGGCGGGCTCGGTGGTCATAAAGGATATCACGGTTGCCGGTACCTATGCCGGCAATCCGGCGCGGCTCCTTACCTTGCGGAAATAG
- a CDS encoding phenylacetate--CoA ligase family protein: MTAHYDALETRAPDEREAELLSRLPGILHHAMAAPAYAERLKGFEPASVTSRAALARLPVLRKSELPALHKASLPFGGLVAHPPGAFARLFTSPGPIFEPEGTQGDPWRGARALFAAGFRPGDVVLNTFGYHLTPGGFIFDASARALGCAVIPAGPGNTEAQFELIEAYRPIGYSGTPDFLKILLDAAATAGRDVSSIKRALVSGAAFPPSLQAEIKARGIDAYQAFGTADLGLIAFETEAREGMVVNEDLIMEIVRPGTGDPVTPGDVGEIVVTSLDPHHPWIRLALGDLTAALPGRSSCGRTNMRIKGWMGRADQTTKVKGMFVRPEQIAEIGKRHTALGRLRLVVTREREVDAMTLKAETAAASEALRDEIATTLRAVTKLGGNVELVSPGALPNDGKVIADER; encoded by the coding sequence ATGACCGCCCATTACGACGCCCTTGAGACGCGCGCGCCTGACGAGCGCGAGGCCGAGTTGCTCTCGCGCCTGCCGGGCATCCTGCACCACGCCATGGCCGCACCGGCCTATGCCGAACGCCTGAAGGGCTTCGAGCCAGCCTCCGTGACCTCACGGGCGGCGCTGGCGCGGCTGCCGGTGCTGCGCAAGTCGGAGCTGCCTGCCCTGCACAAGGCCTCCTTGCCCTTCGGCGGCCTCGTGGCGCACCCGCCCGGGGCATTCGCGCGGCTATTCACTTCGCCCGGACCGATCTTCGAGCCGGAGGGAACTCAGGGCGACCCCTGGCGAGGGGCGCGAGCATTATTCGCCGCGGGTTTTCGGCCTGGCGACGTCGTGCTCAACACATTCGGCTACCATCTGACCCCCGGCGGCTTCATTTTCGACGCCTCCGCGCGGGCGCTGGGCTGCGCGGTGATCCCGGCGGGCCCGGGCAACACGGAAGCCCAATTCGAGCTGATCGAGGCCTACCGGCCGATCGGCTACAGCGGCACCCCGGACTTTCTGAAGATCCTGCTCGACGCCGCTGCCACTGCCGGGCGCGACGTCTCCTCAATCAAGCGGGCGCTGGTCTCGGGCGCCGCGTTTCCGCCCTCGCTCCAGGCCGAGATCAAGGCGCGCGGCATCGACGCCTACCAGGCCTTCGGTACAGCCGATCTCGGCCTCATCGCCTTCGAGACCGAGGCCCGCGAAGGCATGGTCGTCAACGAGGACCTGATCATGGAGATCGTCAGGCCAGGCACCGGCGATCCCGTTACGCCGGGAGACGTCGGCGAGATCGTGGTGACCTCGCTCGACCCACATCATCCCTGGATCAGGCTCGCACTCGGCGACCTCACCGCGGCGCTGCCGGGCAGGAGCTCCTGCGGCCGCACCAACATGCGCATCAAGGGCTGGATGGGTCGCGCCGACCAGACCACCAAGGTCAAGGGCATGTTCGTCCGCCCCGAGCAGATCGCCGAGATTGGCAAGCGCCATACCGCGCTCGGGCGCCTGCGCCTCGTCGTCACCCGCGAACGCGAGGTGGATGCGATGACGCTGAAGGCCGAGACGGCGGCGGCAAGCGAGGCGCTGCGCGATGAGATCGCCACCACGCTACGCGCTGTGACGAAGCTCGGCGGCAATGTCGAGCTGGTGAGCCCTGGCGCACTGCCGAACGATGGCAAGGTGATTGCCGACGAGCGATAA
- a CDS encoding HAD-IIIA family hydrolase: protein MKKSAVFLDRDGVLNEDTGYVFDPRKLKWIEGAQEAVKTINEAGYFAFVVTNQSGVARGLFDEDDVQALHAWMADELAKFGARIDDFEYCPDHPEAVVERYRRTNIRRKPGPGMINDLVARHNVGVGGSILIGDKETDVEAARAAGIKGYLFPGGNLLTFVRSILAENPGSFRNRQG from the coding sequence ATGAAAAAATCGGCCGTATTTCTCGATCGAGATGGGGTTCTCAATGAAGACACCGGGTACGTCTTCGATCCACGCAAGCTGAAATGGATTGAAGGCGCTCAAGAGGCGGTCAAGACTATCAACGAAGCTGGCTACTTTGCCTTTGTGGTGACAAACCAATCGGGCGTAGCCCGCGGCCTGTTCGATGAAGACGATGTGCAGGCACTTCACGCCTGGATGGCCGACGAATTGGCCAAGTTCGGTGCACGCATCGACGACTTCGAGTATTGCCCCGACCATCCCGAGGCCGTTGTGGAGCGCTATCGACGTACTAACATCCGGCGCAAGCCAGGCCCCGGCATGATCAACGATCTTGTTGCTCGTCACAACGTAGGCGTCGGCGGAAGCATTTTGATCGGTGACAAGGAGACCGATGTCGAGGCTGCTCGTGCAGCCGGCATCAAAGGGTATCTGTTTCCCGGAGGAAATCTCCTTACTTTCGTGAGGTCGATTCTCGCCGAAAACCCAGGCTCATTTCGCAATCGTCAGGGCTAG
- a CDS encoding IS3 family transposase (programmed frameshift), with product MTKRSRRTHSPAFKAKVALAAVKGEKTLAELAQLFDVHPNQITTWKTQLLEGAAGVFGQDNGPAEAPVDLKALHAKIGELALENGFFVRRAHQGGPAERKAMIDRDHDLSVVRQAKVLNLARSTVYYEPRPVSAEDLVLMRRLDELHLDYPFAGARMLRSLLQREGMQIGRRHVATLMKRMGIEAIYRRPNTSKPAPGHKIYPYLLRGLKIERPNQVWAMDISYIPMRRGFVYLAAVVDVFSRRVLVHRVSITMETIFCVEALQEALAKHGRPEIFNTDQGSQFTSLDFTGVLLDANIAISMDGKGAWRDNVFVERLWRTVKYEEVYLRAYDSVLEARASISKYLAFYNRGRPHSSLDERTPDEAYFGAQTMVTAA from the exons ATGACGAAGAGGAGTCGCCGGACGCATTCTCCGGCATTCAAGGCAAAGGTGGCTTTGGCGGCCGTGAAGGGGGAGAAGACGTTGGCCGAGCTGGCGCAATTGTTTGATGTCCATCCGAACCAGATCACGACCTGGAAGACCCAACTCCTGGAAGGCGCCGCCGGAGTGTTTGGGCAGGACAACGGACCGGCCGAGGCGCCGGTCGATTTGAAGGCGTTACATGCCAAGATCGGCGAGCTTGCGTTGGAGAACG GATTTTTTGTCCGGCGCGCTCACCAAGGCGGGCCTGCTGAGCGCAAAGCGATGATCGACCGCGACCATGATCTGTCTGTCGTGCGCCAGGCGAAGGTCCTGAACCTTGCCCGCAGTACGGTTTACTATGAACCTCGGCCGGTTTCGGCCGAGGACCTTGTCTTGATGCGCCGGCTCGATGAGCTGCACCTCGATTATCCCTTCGCAGGGGCGCGCATGCTGCGATCGCTGTTGCAGCGTGAGGGCATGCAGATTGGCCGCCGCCACGTCGCGACGCTGATGAAGCGCATGGGGATCGAGGCGATCTATCGCCGTCCGAACACGAGCAAGCCCGCACCGGGCCACAAGATCTACCCGTACCTATTGCGCGGATTGAAGATCGAGCGGCCGAACCAGGTCTGGGCAATGGACATCAGCTACATTCCGATGCGACGTGGATTCGTCTACCTCGCGGCGGTCGTCGATGTGTTCAGCCGACGGGTGTTGGTCCATCGCGTATCGATCACGATGGAGACGATATTCTGCGTCGAAGCGCTCCAGGAGGCGTTGGCGAAGCACGGCAGGCCCGAGATCTTCAACACGGATCAGGGTAGCCAGTTCACCAGCCTCGACTTCACCGGCGTGCTGCTGGACGCGAACATCGCCATCAGCATGGACGGCAAGGGTGCCTGGCGCGACAACGTGTTCGTCGAGCGGCTGTGGCGCACTGTCAAATACGAGGAAGTCTATCTGCGTGCTTACGACAGCGTGCTCGAGGCGCGAGCATCGATTTCCAAATATCTGGCGTTCTACAACCGAGGACGTCCTCACTCGAGCCTTGACGAACGCACGCCCGACGAGGCTTACTTCGGCGCGCAAACGATGGTGACGGCCGCATGA
- a CDS encoding GtrA family protein, translating to MERLLASVADAWSRRTVLAKLFSFASIGVVNVAVDVTTFTVAFQLAHLPLISSNVAAWLVAVSGSYVMNTKITFGRETGGLYSLGRYLSFAASGIFGLVVATTILVVLSRNMNVPVAKLISIVAAFSVNFSISHFVVFRMPREDAEPV from the coding sequence GTGGAACGTCTTCTAGCCAGCGTAGCTGACGCATGGTCTCGCCGCACGGTTCTGGCGAAGCTCTTCAGCTTTGCATCGATCGGGGTGGTGAACGTTGCCGTCGACGTGACCACGTTTACGGTCGCGTTTCAGCTTGCCCATCTGCCACTGATTTCGTCGAATGTGGCGGCGTGGCTGGTCGCAGTTTCAGGCTCTTATGTGATGAACACGAAAATCACGTTTGGGCGGGAGACGGGCGGACTGTACAGTCTTGGTCGATACTTGAGCTTCGCTGCCTCGGGAATCTTCGGATTAGTCGTCGCAACGACGATATTGGTTGTGCTCTCCCGCAATATGAATGTTCCTGTCGCCAAGCTGATTTCGATTGTCGCCGCGTTCAGCGTGAATTTTTCTATCTCTCATTTTGTTGTGTTCCGAATGCCTCGCGAGGACGCCGAGCCCGTCTAG
- a CDS encoding Gfo/Idh/MocA family protein: MIRFGLLGCGRISKRHSDLLGGNHIEGARLVAVCDTDRARADTIASRFGVAAHYDIDDFLSRKDIDAVAVLTPSGLHPQHAIACARTGRHVVVEKPMALRLQDADDMIRACDEAGVKLFVVKQNRFNVPIVKAREALDAGRFGKLVLGTVRVRWCRDQAYYDQDAWRGTWAHDGGVLTNQASHHIDMLEWFFGDVVSVHARSTTALVKIETEDTAVATLEFRNGALGIIEATTAARPTDLEGSLSILGERGTVEVGGFAMNQIRHWRFAHELPSDKEVIEKFSVNPPNVYGFGHQAYYRHVVDCIVDRGAALVDGLQGRKSLELISALYESIETGQEVSLRFVPRRSRLGVVS, encoded by the coding sequence GTGATCAGGTTCGGCCTGCTGGGTTGCGGGCGTATTTCCAAGCGTCACTCCGACCTGCTGGGTGGCAACCACATCGAAGGCGCCCGGCTGGTCGCCGTTTGCGACACGGACCGAGCGCGGGCGGATACGATCGCCTCCAGGTTCGGGGTTGCCGCCCACTACGACATCGACGATTTCCTCTCGCGAAAGGACATCGACGCGGTTGCCGTGCTTACGCCGAGCGGCCTGCACCCGCAGCATGCGATTGCCTGCGCGCGCACCGGAAGGCATGTCGTGGTGGAAAAACCGATGGCGCTGCGGTTGCAGGACGCCGATGACATGATCCGCGCCTGCGATGAGGCAGGCGTAAAACTCTTCGTCGTCAAGCAGAACCGCTTCAACGTTCCGATCGTCAAGGCGCGCGAGGCGCTCGATGCCGGCAGGTTCGGCAAGCTCGTGCTCGGCACCGTCCGCGTGCGATGGTGCCGGGATCAGGCCTATTACGATCAGGACGCCTGGCGCGGCACCTGGGCCCATGACGGCGGCGTGCTCACCAACCAGGCCAGTCACCACATCGACATGCTGGAATGGTTCTTCGGCGACGTCGTCAGTGTCCACGCCCGAAGCACGACGGCGCTGGTGAAGATCGAGACCGAGGACACGGCGGTGGCGACGTTGGAGTTCCGCAACGGCGCCCTAGGCATCATTGAAGCCACCACCGCCGCACGTCCGACTGACCTTGAAGGCTCGTTATCCATTCTTGGCGAAAGGGGAACGGTGGAGGTCGGAGGCTTCGCCATGAACCAGATCCGACACTGGCGCTTCGCCCACGAACTGCCGTCGGACAAGGAGGTGATCGAGAAATTCTCGGTCAATCCGCCGAACGTCTACGGCTTCGGCCACCAGGCCTATTATCGGCATGTCGTCGATTGCATTGTCGATCGTGGCGCCGCGCTGGTCGATGGGCTCCAGGGCCGCAAGAGCCTGGAACTGATTTCGGCGCTCTACGAATCCATTGAGACCGGGCAGGAAGTGTCGCTTCGGTTCGTGCCGCGGCGCAGCCGGCTGGGCGTCGTCTCGTGA
- a CDS encoding DegT/DnrJ/EryC1/StrS aminotransferase family protein produces MAVPFADLQLQYQSIKGEIDAAIAGVIRDNAFIRGPYVDAFEREFAKAVSVKHCVSCANGTDALYLAMAALRVKQGDEVITTAHSWISTSAMITHAGATVKFCDTDGATFTIDPHAIEAAITPRTVGIIPVHLYGQPADMDAIMGIAKKHGLWVIEDCAQAHQAQFKGQPVGTFGQAATYSFYPGKNLGAMGDAGAVVTNDAGLAEHVAMLARHGGLVKHQHQMEGINSRLDGLQAAILSAKLPHLSDWTRARRDAAKIYDAALNQIEDVQVPHVAPWRTHVYHLYTIRHPRRDALAAYLNAMGIQTAINYPTALPLLQAYRRFDHQSKEFPNAYADQNSILSLPMFAEISPVQQNEVIGAIRAFGH; encoded by the coding sequence ATGGCGGTCCCCTTTGCTGATCTTCAACTCCAATATCAAAGCATCAAGGGCGAAATCGACGCGGCGATTGCCGGCGTCATCCGCGACAATGCCTTCATCCGCGGCCCCTATGTCGATGCCTTCGAGCGCGAATTCGCCAAAGCGGTCTCAGTGAAGCATTGTGTCTCCTGCGCCAACGGGACGGATGCGCTTTATCTGGCTATGGCTGCACTGAGGGTGAAGCAAGGCGACGAGGTTATCACCACGGCGCATTCCTGGATTTCGACGTCCGCGATGATCACGCATGCCGGCGCGACGGTGAAATTCTGCGACACGGATGGCGCAACCTTCACCATCGACCCGCATGCGATCGAGGCCGCGATCACGCCGCGCACGGTCGGCATCATTCCCGTGCATCTTTATGGTCAGCCGGCGGACATGGACGCGATCATGGGGATCGCGAAGAAACATGGATTGTGGGTGATTGAGGACTGCGCGCAGGCACATCAGGCGCAATTCAAGGGGCAGCCGGTCGGGACGTTCGGCCAGGCGGCGACCTATTCGTTCTATCCAGGCAAGAATCTCGGCGCCATGGGCGACGCCGGCGCGGTTGTCACCAACGATGCGGGCCTGGCCGAGCACGTCGCGATGCTCGCGCGGCATGGCGGCCTGGTGAAGCACCAGCACCAGATGGAGGGCATCAACAGCCGGCTGGACGGCCTACAGGCCGCGATCCTGTCGGCTAAGCTGCCGCATCTTTCAGACTGGACCCGCGCACGTCGGGACGCTGCAAAAATTTACGATGCCGCACTGAACCAGATCGAGGACGTGCAGGTGCCGCACGTGGCGCCCTGGCGAACTCACGTCTATCATCTCTACACGATTAGGCATCCCAGGCGCGACGCCCTCGCTGCATATCTGAACGCAATGGGAATCCAGACTGCAATCAACTATCCGACGGCGCTGCCTCTGCTGCAAGCCTACCGGCGCTTCGACCATCAGTCTAAAGAGTTCCCAAACGCGTATGCCGACCAGAACAGCATCCTGTCGTTGCCGATGTTCGCCGAGATCAGCCCGGTGCAGCAGAACGAAGTTATTGGCGCCATCAGAGCGTTCGGCCATTGA
- a CDS encoding M10 family metallopeptidase C-terminal domain-containing protein, which yields MATAVSVSATNNQDIDGLLAGVKWSGTITYSFPDSSSDYVSGYGNGEPTASGFSQAPAQMQTAINYAIGLILSYTNATIQYAGTNGADIMIAQSSAANPTSYAYYPGNYAEGGDVWFGTAYNYSLASLGNYYFTTALHELGHAFGLKHSQETGGVANVAVPAAHDDSEYTVMSYRSYVGASTTSGYTNEAYGYPQTYMANDILALQTLYGANYTTQSGNTVYTWSPTTGQEFINGVAQLAPGGGVGGSANRIYETIWDGGGVDTYDLSNYTTNLSINLNPGASSVFSSTQLAYLGNGHYASGNVYNSYLYNNDARSYIDNAIGRSGNDTIVGNAIANVLNGGSGNDTITGGGGNDTIIGGAGTDTAVYSGSEANYLIAYNASTQTFTITDQRSGSPDGTDTVTGVENFQFADGAATSSLLVSLLTPVVIEAIGSTSLVQAGTNYYLEPAVGSISGPALKFGGAALTAGQFGSYWSILGAEAVSGGYDVAWKNTATGLYNIWSVDSSGNYVTDLLSNASPNSGSLESFETIFHQDLNGDGTIGLVGTTIEALGATSLVQVGTNYYLEPVGSNSGSVLKFGGAALAAGQFGSYWSILGAEAVSGGYDVAWKNTATGLYNIWSVDSSGNYVTDLLSNASPNSGSLESFETIFHQDLNGDGTIGLVGTTIEALGATSLVQVGTNYYLEPVGSNSGSVLKFGGAALAAGQFGSYWSILGAEAVSGGYDVAWKNTATGLYNIWSVDSSGNYVTDLLSNASPNSGSLESFETIFHQDLNGDGTIGLVGTTIEALGATSLVQVGTNYYLEPVGSNSGSVLKFGGAALAAGQFGSYWSILGAEAVSGGYDVAWKNTATGLYNIWSVDSSGNYVTDLLSNASPNSGSLESFETIFHQDLNGDGTIGLVGTTIEALGATSLVQVGTNYYLEPVGSNSGSVLKFGGAALAAGQFGSYWSILGAEAVSGGYDVAWKNTATGLYNIWSVDSSGNYVTDLLSNASPNSGSLESFETIFHQDLNGDGTIGLVGTTIEALGATSLVQVGTNYYLEPVGSNSGSVLKFGGAALAAGQFGSYWSILGAEAVSGGYDVAWKNTATGLYNIWSVDSSGNYVTDLLANASPNSGSLESFETIFQQDLNGDGTIGPTSASTATAPDGAPVALPQLLNQHFQNEFRFVDDLNARAFAASPSRSASLPFDGVAHDSFAFTPTLDQSDGVYLADLKHALQFDKGADLGSVLAITHDDTSGETVITLQHSVIAQLLAHQVNFHFV from the coding sequence TTGGCAACCGCCGTTTCCGTAAGCGCCACCAACAATCAGGACATTGATGGCCTGCTGGCCGGTGTCAAATGGTCCGGGACGATCACCTATAGTTTTCCGGATTCGTCGAGCGATTATGTGTCCGGCTACGGCAACGGCGAGCCGACCGCATCGGGCTTCAGTCAGGCCCCCGCCCAGATGCAGACCGCGATCAACTACGCGATCGGACTGATCCTCAGCTATACCAACGCCACGATTCAGTACGCCGGAACCAACGGTGCGGACATCATGATAGCGCAGTCGTCCGCTGCCAATCCGACCTCCTACGCCTACTATCCGGGAAACTATGCCGAGGGCGGCGACGTCTGGTTCGGGACTGCGTATAATTATTCACTGGCGTCGCTGGGCAACTACTACTTTACGACGGCGCTGCACGAGCTCGGTCACGCTTTTGGCCTCAAGCACAGCCAGGAGACCGGCGGCGTGGCCAACGTCGCGGTGCCGGCCGCGCATGACGACAGTGAATACACCGTCATGAGCTACCGCAGCTATGTCGGCGCGTCGACGACGAGCGGCTATACCAACGAGGCCTACGGATATCCGCAGACCTACATGGCCAACGATATCCTGGCGCTCCAGACGCTGTATGGCGCGAACTACACAACACAGAGCGGCAACACGGTCTACACGTGGAGCCCGACCACTGGGCAGGAGTTCATCAACGGTGTCGCGCAGCTCGCACCGGGGGGCGGCGTCGGCGGCTCCGCCAACCGCATCTACGAGACGATCTGGGACGGCGGAGGCGTCGATACCTACGATCTGTCCAACTACACGACGAACCTGAGCATCAATCTCAATCCCGGCGCGTCGTCTGTGTTCTCCTCTACGCAGCTGGCCTATCTCGGCAACGGCCACTACGCGTCTGGCAACGTCTACAACTCCTATCTCTACAACAACGACGCCCGTTCCTACATCGACAACGCTATTGGCCGCTCCGGCAATGATACAATCGTCGGCAACGCCATCGCGAACGTGCTGAATGGCGGCTCTGGCAACGACACGATCACCGGCGGCGGCGGCAACGACACTATCATCGGTGGTGCCGGCACCGACACGGCGGTGTATTCCGGTAGCGAGGCAAACTATCTTATCGCCTACAATGCGAGCACGCAGACCTTCACCATCACGGATCAGCGCTCGGGCTCGCCAGACGGCACCGATACCGTCACGGGCGTGGAGAATTTTCAGTTCGCCGATGGCGCGGCCACAAGCTCTTTACTGGTGAGCCTGCTCACACCCGTTGTGATTGAGGCGATTGGTTCGACCAGCCTGGTACAGGCTGGGACCAACTATTATCTTGAGCCGGCGGTCGGGAGCATCAGCGGACCAGCGCTGAAGTTTGGCGGGGCAGCGCTCACTGCCGGCCAGTTTGGCAGCTATTGGAGCATCCTCGGTGCAGAGGCCGTCAGCGGCGGCTACGATGTGGCCTGGAAGAATACTGCCACCGGTCTCTACAACATCTGGAGCGTCGACAGCAGCGGCAACTATGTCACCGATCTCCTCTCGAATGCCTCGCCAAACAGCGGATCGCTGGAGTCATTCGAGACGATCTTCCATCAGGACCTCAACGGCGATGGTACGATCGGCCTTGTCGGGACGACGATCGAGGCACTTGGGGCGACCAGCCTGGTACAGGTGGGGACCAACTATTATCTCGAGCCGGTCGGGAGCAACAGCGGATCGGTGCTGAAGTTTGGCGGGGCAGCGCTCGCTGCCGGCCAGTTTGGCAGCTACTGGAGCATCCTCGGTGCGGAGGCTGTCAGCGGCGGCTACGACGTGGCCTGGAAGAATACTGCCACCGGTCTCTACAACATCTGGAGCGTCGACAGCAGCGGCAACTATGTCACCGATCTCCTCTCGAATGCCTCGCCAAACAGCGGATCGCTGGAGTCATTCGAGACGATCTTCCATCAGGACCTCAACGGCGATGGTACGATCGGCCTTGTCGGGACGACGATCGAGGCACTTGGGGCGACCAGCCTGGTACAGGTGGGGACCAACTATTATCTCGAGCCGGTCGGGAGCAACAGCGGATCGGTGCTGAAGTTTGGCGGGGCAGCGCTCGCTGCCGGCCAGTTTGGCAGCTACTGGAGCATCCTCGGTGCGGAGGCTGTCAGCGGCGGCTACGACGTGGCCTGGAAGAATACTGCCACCGGTCTCTACAACATCTGGAGCGTCGACAGCAGCGGCAACTATGTCACCGATCTCCTCTCGAATGCCTCGCCAAACAGCGGATCGCTGGAGTCATTCGAGACGATCTTCCATCAGGACCTCAACGGCGATGGTACGATCGGCCTTGTCGGGACGACGATCGAGGCACTTGGGGCGACCAGCCTGGTACAGGTGGGGACCAACTATTATCTCGAGCCGGTCGGGAGCAACAGCGGATCGGTGCTGAAGTTTGGCGGGGCAGCGCTCGCTGCCGGCCAGTTTGGCAGCTACTGGAGCATCCTCGGTGCGGAGGCTGTCAGCGGCGGCTACGACGTGGCCTGGAAGAATACTGCCACCGGTCTCTACAACATCTGGAGCGTCGACAGCAGCGGCAACTATGTCACCGATCTCCTCTCGAATGCCTCGCCAAACAGCGGATCGCTGGAGTCATTCGAGACGATCTTCCATCAGGACCTCAACGGCGATGGTACGATCGGCCTTGTCGGGACGACGATCGAGGCACTTGGGGCGACCAGCCTGGTACAGGTGGGGACCAACTATTATCTCGAGCCGGTCGGGAGCAACAGCGGATCGGTGCTGAAGTTTGGCGGGGCAGCGCTCGCTGCCGGCCAGTTTGGCAGCTACTGGAGCATCCTCGGTGCGGAGGCTGTCAGCGGCGGCTACGACGTGGCCTGGAAGAATACTGCCACCGGTCTCTACAACATCTGGAGCGTCGACAGCAGCGGCAACTATGTCACCGATCTCCTCTCGAATGCCTCGCCAAACAGCGGATCGCTGGAGTCATTCGAGACGATCTTCCATCAGGACCTCAACGGCGATGGTACGATCGGCCTTGTCGGGACGACGATCGAGGCACTTGGGGCGACCAGCCTGGTACAGGTGGGGACCAACTATTATCTCGAGCCGGTCGGGAGCAACAGCGGATCGGTGCTGAAGTTTGGCGGGGCAGCGCTCGCTGCCGGCCAGTTTGGCAGCTACTGGAGCATCCTCGGTGCGGAGGCTGTCAGCGGCGGCTACGACGTGGCCTGGAAGAATACTGCCACCGGTCTCTACAACATCTGGAGCGTCGACAGCAGCGGCAACTATGTCACAGATCTCCTCGCGAACGCCTCGCCAAACAGCGGATCGCTGGAGTCGTTCGAGACGATCTTCCAACAGGACCTCAACGGCGATGGTACGATCGGCCCTACTTCGGCCTCGACTGCGACCGCACCTGATGGTGCACCCGTCGCGCTTCCCCAACTGCTGAATCAGCATTTCCAGAATGAATTCCGCTTTGTCGACGACCTGAACGCTCGAGCGTTCGCCGCCTCTCCCAGCCGAAGCGCTAGCTTACCATTCGATGGTGTTGCGCACGATAGTTTCGCGTTCACGCCGACACTTGACCAAAGCGACGGCGTCTATCTCGCAGACTTAAAGCATGCACTTCAATTCGACAAAGGTGCCGATTTGGGATCCGTATTGGCCATCACTCACGATGATACGTCCGGAGAAACCGTCATCACTCTCCAGCATTCTGTAATCGCGCAGTTACTTGCGCATCAAGTGAATTTTCATTTCGTCTAG